A stretch of bacterium DNA encodes these proteins:
- a CDS encoding PAS domain-containing protein, with protein MSIDEHMGGSPARAAPGGDTVAGIAGGLQLLERALKSVTWGTVFSPRVGSWSYDPGKDEVILSDETCEILGITGGEAAYDLARVLALVHAADRGRVASSLESVIVGRSESVIAEFRLKIDGPGEKTIRAVAERVVTPEADTTLVVGMMMDVTAHWRQERQLARDRGLFLGGPTIFFRWRADDYWTVDYVSANVGAYLGWTRDQMLVPGFRYGDIVHPEDIDALVDRVDEALAAGDDHLELEYRIVRPDGEAIWVHESTVALRDEKGEPAGFHGYVHDVTGRKLNELDLERRVAERTAELAEATKRARSADDLKTRFLATFSHELRTPLHAIMGFTDIMLSGLSGEINDETREHLGYVKESALQLRQLIDDTLDLSSIEAGTLKIVNTIFDMREVVERALRGVQSDLRRKGLASRCTIADDVREMFGAPLRLEQILRNLLDNAVKFTDEGVVAVDCRFENGRLRLSVSDTGPGIPPEELAAIFEDFRQSNVMPDRTRRGVGLGLAICRRLGGLMGGEIEVASELGRGSVFTYSQPLIVPF; from the coding sequence ATGTCGATCGACGAACATATGGGCGGATCGCCGGCCCGGGCGGCGCCGGGCGGCGATACGGTCGCTGGAATCGCGGGGGGCCTGCAATTGCTCGAGCGGGCGCTGAAGTCCGTGACCTGGGGCACGGTCTTCTCGCCACGGGTCGGCAGCTGGTCCTACGATCCGGGGAAGGACGAGGTCATCCTGTCGGACGAGACGTGCGAGATCCTGGGCATCACGGGCGGCGAAGCGGCCTACGATCTCGCGCGCGTGCTGGCCTTGGTCCACGCCGCGGACCGCGGCCGCGTCGCCTCCTCCCTGGAGTCCGTCATCGTGGGCCGGTCGGAATCCGTGATCGCGGAGTTCCGGCTCAAGATCGACGGGCCGGGCGAGAAGACCATCCGGGCCGTCGCCGAGCGCGTCGTCACCCCCGAGGCGGACACGACCCTCGTGGTGGGCATGATGATGGACGTTACCGCGCACTGGCGGCAGGAGCGGCAGCTCGCTCGCGATCGCGGCCTCTTCCTGGGCGGGCCCACCATCTTCTTCCGCTGGCGCGCGGACGACTACTGGACGGTGGACTACGTCTCTGCCAACGTCGGCGCGTACCTGGGCTGGACGCGGGATCAGATGCTCGTGCCGGGTTTCCGGTACGGCGACATCGTCCATCCCGAGGACATCGACGCGCTCGTGGACCGGGTGGACGAGGCCCTCGCCGCGGGCGACGACCACCTCGAACTCGAGTACAGGATCGTGCGCCCGGATGGCGAGGCGATCTGGGTGCACGAGTCGACGGTGGCCCTGCGCGATGAGAAGGGCGAGCCGGCCGGTTTCCACGGCTACGTCCACGACGTCACCGGACGCAAGCTGAACGAGCTGGACCTGGAGCGGCGCGTCGCCGAGCGGACCGCCGAGCTGGCGGAGGCTACGAAGAGGGCCCGTTCCGCGGACGATCTCAAGACGCGTTTCCTGGCGACGTTCTCCCACGAGCTGCGCACCCCGCTGCACGCGATCATGGGTTTCACCGACATCATGCTCAGCGGCCTGTCCGGCGAGATCAACGACGAGACGAGGGAGCACCTGGGCTACGTCAAGGAGAGCGCCCTGCAGCTGCGACAGCTGATCGACGACACGCTCGACCTGTCCAGCATCGAGGCGGGCACCCTGAAGATAGTCAACACGATCTTCGACATGCGCGAAGTCGTCGAGAGGGCGCTGCGCGGCGTCCAGTCCGACCTGCGGAGGAAGGGGCTGGCATCGAGGTGCACGATCGCCGACGATGTCAGGGAGATGTTCGGGGCGCCGCTGCGCCTGGAGCAGATCCTGCGCAACCTGCTGGACAACGCGGTCAAGTTCACCGACGAGGGCGTAGTGGCCGTCGACTGCCGGTTCGAGAATGGGCGCCTCCGGCTGTCCGTCTCCGATACCGGGCCGGGCATTCCCCCGGAGGAGCTCGCGGCGATCTTCGAGGACTTCCGCCAGTCGAACGTGATGCCGGACCGCACTCGCCGTGGCGTCGGGCTGGGGCTGGCCATCTGCCGGCGCCTGGGGGGCCTGATGGGCGGCGAGATCGAGGTCGCGAGCGAGCTGGGCCGCGGCAGCGTCTTCACGTACTCGCAACCCCTGATCGTACCTTTCTGA